One Gloeothece verrucosa PCC 7822 DNA window includes the following coding sequences:
- a CDS encoding orange carotenoid-binding protein — protein sequence MPFTIDSARNIFPNTLAADAVPATIARFNQLSAEDQLALIWFAYLEMGKTITIAAPGAASMVLAEATLKEIKQMTRLQQTQVMCDLANRADTPICRTYGTWSPNIKLGFWFQLGQGMEDGTVAPIPEGYKLSANAKAVLEAIKALESGQQITVLRNCVVDMGFEAGKLGNYTRVSEPVEPPKAMSQRTQVTIDGVTNSTVLSYMDNLNANDFKALIDLFTPDGGLQPPFQRPIVGKEAILRFFQEECQNLKLIPEKGVSEPADDGYTQIKVTGKVQTPWFGANVGMNIAWRFLLNPEGKIFFVAIDLLASPKELLNFVR from the coding sequence ATGCCATTTACGATTGATTCAGCCCGTAACATTTTCCCCAATACGTTAGCTGCTGATGCCGTGCCAGCTACGATTGCTCGATTCAACCAGCTTAGTGCTGAAGATCAATTGGCTCTGATTTGGTTTGCTTATTTAGAAATGGGTAAAACCATTACCATTGCGGCTCCGGGAGCGGCGAGCATGGTATTGGCTGAAGCCACTCTCAAAGAAATTAAACAAATGACCCGTCTGCAACAAACACAGGTGATGTGTGACCTAGCTAACCGTGCTGACACACCCATTTGCAGAACCTACGGTACTTGGTCCCCTAATATCAAATTGGGATTCTGGTTTCAATTAGGACAAGGTATGGAAGACGGCACTGTAGCACCGATTCCAGAAGGTTATAAACTTTCAGCGAATGCTAAAGCGGTATTAGAAGCCATTAAAGCACTTGAATCCGGCCAACAAATTACCGTGTTACGCAATTGCGTGGTAGATATGGGATTTGAAGCGGGTAAATTGGGCAACTATACCCGTGTCTCTGAACCGGTGGAACCTCCAAAAGCCATGTCACAACGGACTCAGGTCACAATTGACGGAGTTACCAATTCCACTGTCTTAAGTTATATGGACAACCTCAACGCCAACGACTTTAAGGCACTCATTGACCTGTTTACTCCTGACGGAGGGTTGCAACCTCCCTTCCAAAGACCCATCGTCGGCAAAGAAGCCATATTACGCTTTTTCCAAGAAGAATGTCAAAACCTGAAATTAATCCCCGAAAAAGGCGTATCTGAACCCGCAGACGACGGTTACACGCAAATTAAAGTTACTGGTAAAGTACAAACTCCTTGGTTTGGTGCTAATGTGGGCATGAATATTGCTTGGCGGTTCTTGCTCAATCCAGAAGGCAAAATTTTCTTTGTGGCCATCGATCTCTTAGCCTCTCCCAAAGAATTGTTGAACTTTGTTCGCTAA
- a CDS encoding ubiquinol-cytochrome c reductase iron-sulfur subunit, with protein MNRREFLGWVGVGWLASSLPIALAACNQQSNQGEVSQGTFEPVGTITDLDKQGFLEGKIAGGSVVVVKNPTNSNQVDAVNPTCTHAGCTVAWKADQKAFVCPCHESKFAADGKVVKGPAKDPLKTYEVKLDGDKVLVKT; from the coding sequence ATGAACCGTCGAGAGTTTTTAGGTTGGGTTGGAGTGGGTTGGTTGGCAAGTTCTTTACCCATTGCTTTAGCCGCTTGTAATCAGCAATCAAATCAAGGTGAAGTTTCTCAGGGCACTTTTGAACCTGTGGGAACGATTACTGATTTAGATAAACAGGGTTTTTTAGAGGGGAAAATTGCTGGGGGTTCGGTAGTGGTGGTTAAAAATCCTACCAATTCCAATCAGGTTGATGCTGTTAATCCTACTTGTACTCATGCCGGTTGTACAGTAGCTTGGAAAGCTGATCAAAAAGCCTTTGTTTGTCCTTGTCATGAGTCTAAGTTTGCGGCTGATGGTAAGGTGGTTAAGGGTCCGGCTAAAGATCCTTTGAAGACTTATGAGGTTAAGTTGGATGGGGATAAAGTATTGGTTAAAACTTAG
- a CDS encoding rubrerythrin family protein → MLFPSIYQKKALFLSMAMSLVLFGCSQTTPSAQVEPDTQSTTAAETAKTTSKEDSTLKNLQAAYNGESNAHLMYLAYAKKAEEEGYKGAASLFKAAARAEEIHRDNHAKVIKEMGGTPENNLKTPEVKSTKENLENAVKGETYERQEMYPEFIKEAEKEGKKDAVETFTYASDAEAQHAQLYKQALEDMDNWKVSKDLYVCPVSGATTITDKQNNCATTDGTKKPLEKVS, encoded by the coding sequence ATGTTATTCCCTAGTATTTATCAAAAAAAAGCCCTATTTTTATCGATGGCTATGAGCCTTGTTCTATTTGGATGTAGTCAAACCACCCCATCTGCTCAAGTTGAACCCGACACACAATCAACAACAGCCGCCGAAACCGCAAAAACCACCTCAAAAGAAGATTCAACGCTGAAGAATTTACAAGCGGCTTACAATGGGGAATCAAACGCCCATCTGATGTATTTAGCCTATGCGAAAAAAGCTGAAGAAGAAGGTTATAAAGGCGCAGCGAGTCTGTTTAAAGCAGCCGCTAGGGCTGAAGAAATTCATCGGGATAATCATGCTAAGGTCATTAAAGAAATGGGCGGAACGCCAGAAAATAATCTTAAAACTCCTGAAGTAAAATCCACCAAAGAAAACTTAGAAAATGCGGTTAAAGGGGAAACTTATGAGCGGCAGGAAATGTATCCTGAGTTCATTAAAGAAGCCGAAAAAGAAGGGAAAAAAGACGCGGTAGAAACCTTTACTTATGCTTCTGATGCTGAAGCCCAACACGCCCAACTGTACAAGCAAGCTTTAGAAGATATGGATAATTGGAAAGTGTCTAAAGATTTGTATGTTTGTCCTGTATCTGGTGCAACGACGATTACAGATAAGCAAAATAATTGCGCCACGACTGATGGAACTAAAAAACCCTTAGAAAAAGTTAGCTAA
- a CDS encoding sensor histidine kinase, producing the protein MSKKDKTQFFVNREFQTLHWRLLLSYLAVMVTILGTSAVVVYQFFSRSIYQQVDNRLLNLAQAASHSLITLKHDKNVIDDLPGRDFDHDGDLDIPWQNLRLPSQGVEWYAANEQRLAMAGTLFPTLPLKVGFEQQQHGQIRTLTIPAYSYPQGTPHLEGYIRVSESNQEVQKTLIQLRWGFGLGGTIAIILTGIGGMWLTRQSLGPVEQSFAQLKQFTADASHELRSPLTVIKTSVEVMQTHPERIHPADVEKFNGIVSATKQMSSLVENLLLLARTEKISDPYPQEWGLIPLHEVLEDLVDFLELTANAREINLKFEGLIEVFIKGDSEQLSRLFSNLLNNALQYTPQGGQVTVSLNQNERYVLVSVEDTGIGISSAQLPHIFDRFWRADDARCYRCEGTGLGLAIAQAIAHRHRGEITVKSQLGVGSCFQVRLPKA; encoded by the coding sequence ATGAGCAAGAAAGATAAAACTCAATTTTTTGTCAACCGTGAATTTCAAACACTTCACTGGCGGTTATTACTTTCTTATTTGGCGGTAATGGTGACGATACTAGGCACATCCGCCGTAGTGGTTTATCAATTCTTTAGCCGCAGTATTTATCAACAGGTAGATAACCGCTTACTCAATTTAGCTCAAGCCGCTTCTCACAGTTTAATAACACTTAAACATGATAAAAATGTGATTGACGATTTACCTGGCAGAGACTTTGATCACGATGGAGACCTTGATATTCCTTGGCAGAATTTGCGTTTACCTTCTCAGGGGGTAGAATGGTATGCTGCCAATGAGCAGCGTTTAGCGATGGCTGGTACTTTATTTCCTACCCTACCCCTAAAAGTCGGGTTTGAGCAACAACAACATGGACAAATTCGCACCCTAACCATTCCTGCTTATAGTTATCCCCAAGGAACACCTCATTTAGAAGGGTATATTCGAGTTAGTGAGTCTAACCAAGAAGTGCAAAAAACCTTAATTCAATTGCGTTGGGGGTTTGGCTTAGGAGGAACCATCGCTATTATTTTAACCGGGATCGGGGGAATGTGGTTAACGCGGCAATCTCTGGGTCCGGTTGAACAAAGCTTTGCACAGTTAAAACAGTTTACGGCGGATGCTTCTCATGAATTACGTAGTCCGCTAACGGTGATTAAAACCTCTGTGGAGGTGATGCAAACTCATCCCGAACGAATTCACCCCGCCGATGTGGAAAAATTCAACGGCATCGTCAGTGCCACGAAACAGATGAGTAGTTTAGTAGAAAATTTATTATTATTAGCTCGTACTGAAAAAATTAGCGATCCTTATCCTCAAGAATGGGGTTTAATTCCTTTGCATGAAGTGTTAGAAGACCTCGTGGATTTTCTGGAATTGACCGCCAATGCTCGCGAGATTAATCTTAAATTTGAGGGATTAATAGAAGTTTTTATTAAAGGAGATAGTGAGCAATTATCTCGTTTATTTTCTAATTTATTAAATAATGCTCTACAATATACCCCTCAAGGAGGACAGGTAACCGTGAGCCTGAATCAGAATGAGCGTTATGTGTTGGTTTCGGTAGAAGATACGGGAATCGGCATTTCTTCAGCACAACTCCCTCATATTTTTGATCGTTTTTGGAGAGCAGATGATGCTCGTTGCTATCGTTGTGAGGGAACAGGGTTAGGACTGGCCATTGCTCAAGCCATTGCTCATCGTCATCGCGGCGAAATTACGGTTAAAAGTCAGTTAGGTGTGGGTAGCTGTTTTCAAGTGCGTTTACCCAAAGCTTAA